A single window of Hymenobacter sp. APR13 DNA harbors:
- a CDS encoding S8 family peptidase: MQHSYSALLAGLVLAAAGAALPTATQAQAIPASGQANTVRKHLVYFRDKAGTPFTVIQPQAYLSARAVQRRTRQNIAVQPRDLPVTPAYVTQLKAVPGATVWYTSRWFNAAVVSCDSATLRNLQALPFVRSATTLTRTAVAGPAPVRPRSFEDAADPTLDRTQANPVYGIAYKQAQMIGAVSLHNAGFRGEGMQIAVFDSGFPGVNQTAPFAAMRTENRLADVYNFVERNAAVYGRDSHGTHCLSTMAASQTGAFVGTAPKATFRLYITENIIGENPIEEVNWLLAAERADSAGVDVISSSLGYSTFDTPYGNYTYADLNGRTAISTRAATLAARAGMVVVNSAGNEGNSAWQRILAPADADSILAVAAVDSFGRRVGFSSIGPSADGRIKPNLAAMGSQTAIVNTAGQPTRGSGTSYACPVLAGLVACFWQANPRLTAQEVISFLQRSASQAAAPNNLLGYGLPNGVAAYALANPGTPLSAGQPRAVGGQLVLYPNPVQGQELNLEVSEALRGKPLHVRFYDARGALVAEQQLPATTAAVLRLQPGPLARGIYTCDVTAGSTTRRTVRFVKQ; encoded by the coding sequence ATGCAACACTCGTATTCCGCCTTGCTGGCGGGTTTAGTCCTGGCGGCCGCCGGTGCCGCGCTGCCCACTGCCACTCAGGCCCAGGCCATACCGGCTTCCGGCCAGGCCAACACCGTGCGCAAGCATCTGGTGTATTTCCGCGACAAAGCCGGCACACCCTTCACCGTGATCCAGCCGCAGGCCTACCTGTCGGCGCGGGCGGTGCAGCGGCGCACCCGCCAGAACATTGCCGTGCAGCCCCGCGACCTACCCGTAACGCCCGCCTACGTAACCCAGCTGAAGGCCGTGCCGGGCGCCACCGTGTGGTACACCTCGCGCTGGTTCAACGCCGCCGTGGTTTCCTGCGACTCGGCCACGCTACGCAACCTGCAGGCGTTGCCGTTTGTGCGTAGCGCCACCACCCTTACTCGCACGGCCGTCGCTGGCCCGGCCCCAGTGCGGCCCCGCAGCTTCGAGGATGCTGCTGACCCCACTCTGGACCGCACCCAGGCCAACCCTGTGTATGGCATTGCCTACAAGCAGGCTCAGATGATCGGGGCCGTTTCGCTGCACAACGCCGGCTTCCGGGGCGAGGGTATGCAGATTGCCGTGTTCGACTCCGGTTTTCCGGGCGTCAACCAGACCGCGCCGTTTGCCGCCATGCGCACGGAAAACCGCCTGGCCGACGTCTACAACTTTGTGGAGCGCAACGCGGCCGTGTACGGGCGCGACAGCCACGGCACGCACTGCCTGTCCACCATGGCCGCTAGCCAGACGGGTGCTTTCGTGGGCACTGCGCCCAAGGCCACGTTCCGGCTCTACATCACCGAGAACATCATCGGCGAAAACCCCATTGAGGAAGTGAACTGGCTGCTGGCCGCCGAGCGCGCCGACTCGGCCGGGGTGGACGTTATCAGCTCCTCGCTCGGCTATAGCACCTTCGACACGCCCTACGGCAACTACACCTACGCCGACCTGAACGGGCGCACCGCCATCAGCACCCGTGCCGCCACGCTGGCCGCCCGCGCCGGCATGGTGGTGGTGAACTCGGCCGGCAACGAGGGCAACAGCGCCTGGCAGCGTATTCTGGCTCCCGCCGACGCCGACTCCATCCTGGCCGTGGCCGCCGTCGACTCGTTTGGCCGGCGGGTGGGCTTCAGCTCCATCGGGCCCAGCGCCGATGGCCGCATCAAGCCCAATCTGGCCGCCATGGGCTCGCAGACCGCCATTGTGAACACGGCCGGCCAGCCCACGCGGGGCAGCGGCACGTCGTATGCCTGCCCGGTGCTGGCCGGACTGGTGGCCTGTTTCTGGCAGGCCAACCCCCGGCTCACGGCCCAGGAAGTAATCAGCTTCCTGCAGCGCTCGGCCTCGCAGGCCGCCGCGCCCAACAACCTGCTCGGCTACGGCCTACCCAACGGGGTGGCCGCTTACGCGCTGGCCAACCCCGGCACGCCGCTGTCGGCCGGCCAGCCCCGGGCCGTGGGGGGGCAGCTGGTGCTCTACCCCAACCCGGTGCAGGGGCAGGAGCTGAACCTGGAAGTGAGTGAGGCGCTGCGCGGCAAGCCGCTGCACGTGCGCTTCTACGACGCCCGGGGCGCGCTGGTAGCCGAGCAGCAGCTGCCGGCTACCACGGCTGCCGTGCTGCGGCTGCAGCCCGGCCCGCTGGCCCGCGGCATCTACACCTGCGACGTGACGGCGGGCAGCACTACCCGGCGCACGGTGCGGTTTGTGAAGCAATAA
- a CDS encoding bifunctional folylpolyglutamate synthase/dihydrofolate synthase — translation MTYAETLDYLYSQLPMFQRVGEAGYKPGLERTEALAAAMGNPERQLRCVHVAGTNGKGSSSNLLAAVLQAAGYKVGLYTSPHLKEFTERIKINGQDLTPEYLVAWVARWQPLFAELQPSFFEMCVALAFAYFAEEQVDVAVVEVGLGGRLDSTNIITPLVSLITNISYDHQNLLGNTLPLIAGEKAGIIKPGVPAIISQTQPEVQAVFEQKAAAEQAPLRFADQHYLAELAAPTAPADDTQLLTITQPDGQLLLSELELGLVGDYQRLNLPGVLAVVDELRRQGLTIPEAAVREGLREVRRLTGFLGRWTILGRQPLVICDTGHNEAGIRFIVGQLARLPMQRLHFVLGVVNDKDVSKMLSLLPQHATYYFCQATIPRAMPAAELAERAAAVGLQGHVYGPVPVAVQAARAAAGPDDVVFIGGSTFVVAEVDF, via the coding sequence ATGACCTACGCCGAAACCCTTGACTACCTGTATAGCCAGCTGCCCATGTTTCAGCGGGTGGGCGAGGCGGGCTACAAGCCGGGTCTGGAGCGGACCGAGGCGCTGGCGGCGGCCATGGGCAACCCCGAGCGGCAGCTGCGCTGCGTGCACGTGGCGGGCACCAACGGCAAGGGCAGCAGCTCCAACCTGCTGGCGGCGGTGCTGCAGGCAGCCGGCTACAAGGTGGGCCTCTACACCTCACCGCACCTCAAGGAATTTACGGAGCGCATCAAAATCAACGGGCAGGACCTGACGCCGGAGTATCTGGTGGCGTGGGTGGCGCGCTGGCAGCCGCTGTTTGCCGAGCTGCAGCCCTCGTTTTTTGAGATGTGCGTGGCGCTGGCCTTCGCCTACTTCGCCGAGGAGCAGGTAGACGTGGCCGTGGTGGAAGTGGGGCTGGGCGGCCGCCTGGATTCCACCAACATCATCACGCCGCTCGTTTCGCTCATCACCAACATCAGCTACGACCACCAGAACCTGCTCGGCAACACGCTGCCGCTGATTGCGGGCGAGAAGGCTGGCATCATCAAGCCCGGCGTGCCGGCCATCATCAGCCAGACCCAGCCCGAGGTGCAGGCCGTGTTCGAGCAGAAAGCAGCGGCCGAACAGGCCCCGCTGCGCTTCGCCGACCAGCACTACCTGGCCGAACTGGCCGCGCCCACGGCCCCCGCCGACGACACCCAGCTCCTCACCATCACCCAACCCGACGGCCAGCTGCTGCTCTCCGAGCTGGAGCTGGGCTTGGTGGGCGACTACCAGCGCCTGAACCTGCCCGGCGTGCTGGCCGTGGTAGACGAGCTGCGCCGCCAGGGCCTCACGATTCCGGAGGCCGCCGTGCGCGAAGGACTGCGCGAGGTGCGCCGCCTCACCGGGTTTCTGGGCCGCTGGACCATTCTGGGCCGCCAGCCGCTGGTTATCTGCGACACGGGCCACAACGAGGCGGGCATCCGCTTCATCGTGGGGCAGCTGGCGCGCCTGCCGATGCAGCGGCTGCACTTTGTGCTGGGCGTGGTGAATGACAAAGACGTAAGCAAGATGCTGAGTCTGCTGCCTCAGCACGCCACCTACTATTTCTGCCAGGCCACCATTCCGCGAGCCATGCCGGCCGCGGAGCTGGCCGAGCGCGCCGCGGCCGTAGGCCTGCAGGGCCACGTCTACGGCCCGGTGCCGGTAGCCGTGCAGGCCGCCCGCGCCGCCGCCGGCCCCGATGATGTGGTGTTCATCGGGGGCAGTACCTTTGTGGTTGCCGAAGTGGACTTTTAG
- a CDS encoding ExbD/TolR family protein: MNLSRRRKLSSHVETSSMNDIMFFLMLFFLIVSTMVNPNIIKLMLPNAKSSKQMMKQPITISVDAAGGYFIDRQPTSAAQLEGELQRRVQGLDSPTAVLRVDASLNVQKLVDILEIGNRLKIKMVMATQAQQAAGK; encoded by the coding sequence ATGAACCTCAGCCGCCGCCGTAAGCTTTCCTCGCACGTCGAAACCAGCTCGATGAACGACATCATGTTCTTTTTGATGCTGTTCTTCCTGATTGTGTCGACGATGGTGAACCCCAACATCATCAAGCTGATGCTGCCCAATGCCAAAAGCAGCAAGCAGATGATGAAGCAGCCCATTACGATTTCCGTGGACGCGGCCGGCGGCTACTTCATAGACCGGCAGCCCACCAGCGCCGCCCAGCTGGAAGGAGAGCTGCAGCGCCGCGTGCAGGGCCTCGACAGCCCCACTGCCGTGCTGCGCGTAGATGCCTCCCTGAACGTGCAGAAGCTGGTCGACATCCTGGAAATCGGCAACCGCCTCAAGATTAAAATGGTGATGGCCACCCAGGCCCAGCAGGCCGCCGGGAAATAG
- the rpe gene encoding ribulose-phosphate 3-epimerase, which yields MTQNRRPMPLLAPSLLAADFGNLQAETERLAGSAADWLHCDVMDGRFVPNISFGIPVLQAIHRHAKQPLDVHLMIEEPQHYLSAFRDAGAHNLTVHYEACTHLHRVIQQIKQLGCNAGVALNPHTPVGVLEDVAADLDLVCIMSVNPGFGGQAFIPNTLRKVAALKELLVDCGSSALIEIDGGVTSENASALVEAGADVLVAGSFVFNAPDPVATLAELRAQLAATVGAEEARR from the coding sequence ATGACTCAAAACCGCCGCCCGATGCCGTTGCTGGCTCCTTCTTTGCTTGCTGCCGACTTCGGCAACCTCCAGGCCGAAACTGAGCGCCTCGCCGGCAGCGCCGCCGACTGGCTGCACTGCGACGTGATGGACGGCCGCTTCGTGCCCAACATCTCCTTTGGCATTCCGGTGCTGCAGGCCATCCACCGCCACGCCAAGCAGCCGCTCGACGTGCATTTGATGATTGAGGAGCCCCAGCACTACCTGAGCGCCTTCCGCGACGCCGGCGCCCACAACCTCACGGTACACTACGAGGCCTGCACGCACCTGCACCGCGTTATCCAGCAGATCAAGCAGCTGGGCTGCAATGCCGGCGTGGCCCTGAACCCGCACACGCCCGTGGGCGTGCTCGAAGACGTGGCCGCCGACCTGGATTTGGTGTGCATTATGTCGGTGAACCCCGGCTTTGGCGGGCAGGCCTTCATCCCGAACACGCTGCGAAAAGTAGCCGCCCTGAAAGAGCTGCTGGTGGACTGCGGCTCGTCGGCGCTGATTGAGATTGATGGCGGCGTAACCAGCGAAAACGCTTCGGCCCTGGTGGAAGCCGGCGCCGACGTGCTGGTGGCCGGCTCGTTTGTGTTCAACGCCCCCGATCCGGTGGCCACCCTGGCCGAGCTGCGCGCCCAGCTGGCCGCTACGGTCGGTGCCGAAGAAGCCCGCCGCTAG
- a CDS encoding maleylpyruvate isomerase N-terminal domain-containing protein produces MQSLPVLDTAHLFPVVDAHLIALLRALAPADWEQPTLAPQWRVRDVALHLLDGNLRTLSMLRDGHFGGAGPASPAYADVVKYLNGLNNEWVAAGQRLSPAILTWLLELSGPAYSAYISSLPPFEVAAFPVAWAGEETSLNWFHVAREYTEKWHHQQQIRQAVGQEAALFAPELYQPFLSTCLRALPHHYRKVSAPAGAVVALAITGAGGGSWYLRRAATSWELGTGYTGPVATQIILDGSVAWRLFTKSLPRELAVQHMQVEGDRALADPLLGLITVMA; encoded by the coding sequence ATGCAATCACTGCCCGTTCTGGATACTGCGCACCTGTTCCCGGTGGTGGATGCGCACCTGATTGCGTTGCTGCGGGCTCTGGCCCCGGCCGACTGGGAGCAACCCACGCTGGCCCCGCAATGGCGGGTGCGCGACGTGGCCCTGCACCTGCTCGACGGAAACCTGCGGACCTTGTCCATGCTGCGCGACGGGCATTTTGGGGGCGCCGGGCCCGCCAGCCCGGCCTACGCCGACGTGGTGAAGTACCTCAACGGCCTCAACAACGAGTGGGTAGCTGCAGGCCAGCGTCTCAGCCCAGCCATCCTCACGTGGCTGCTGGAGCTGAGCGGGCCGGCCTACAGTGCCTATATCAGTTCGTTGCCGCCTTTTGAGGTTGCCGCCTTCCCAGTGGCCTGGGCCGGCGAAGAAACGTCCCTCAACTGGTTTCACGTAGCCCGCGAATACACCGAAAAGTGGCACCACCAGCAGCAGATCCGGCAGGCGGTAGGGCAGGAGGCGGCGCTTTTCGCGCCCGAGCTGTATCAGCCGTTTCTGAGTACCTGCCTGCGGGCGTTGCCGCACCACTACCGTAAGGTGTCGGCCCCGGCGGGCGCGGTGGTGGCGCTGGCCATTACGGGCGCGGGGGGCGGCAGCTGGTATCTGCGGCGGGCCGCAACCAGCTGGGAGCTGGGCACCGGATATACCGGGCCGGTAGCTACCCAAATTATACTGGACGGAAGCGTGGCGTGGCGACTGTTCACGAAAAGCCTGCCGCGCGAGCTGGCAGTGCAGCACATGCAAGTGGAAGGCGACAGGGCGCTGGCCGACCCGCTGCTTGGTCTGATAACCGTGATGGCCTGA
- the mnmA gene encoding tRNA 2-thiouridine(34) synthase MnmA has protein sequence MTQFAPSTPAAPRGRVLVAMSGGIDSSVAAVLLHEQGYEVVGMTMKTWDYASAGGSKKETGCCSLDSINDARQIAVDLGFPHYIIDIRDEFGDFVISNFTEEYLAGRTPNPCVLCNTHIKWDALLRRADQLGCEFIATGHYAQVRHEDGRYVISKGLDENKDQSYALWGVSQESLARTLFPLGKMRKTEIYDEARRRGFTELVNKPESYEICFIPDNDYRGFLRRRVPGLEERVAGGKFVLRDGTVLGTHEGYPFYTIGQRKGLGVALGYPAYVTEIRPDTNEVVLGNFDDLASTRTTVGKLNMGKFASLEGRGLVPSRTKVRYNHNGGAAAFLEQIGDKIHVYFEEPVHAVTPGQAAVFYDGDDVIGGGWIERHTIGETPVSSEAAAAC, from the coding sequence ATGACGCAATTTGCACCCTCGACGCCTGCTGCTCCGCGCGGCCGCGTCCTCGTCGCCATGAGCGGCGGCATTGATTCCTCGGTAGCGGCTGTGCTTCTGCACGAGCAGGGCTACGAAGTGGTGGGGATGACCATGAAAACCTGGGACTACGCCTCGGCCGGCGGCTCCAAAAAGGAAACCGGCTGCTGCTCCCTCGACAGCATCAACGACGCCCGCCAGATTGCCGTGGACCTCGGCTTTCCGCACTACATCATCGATATCCGGGATGAGTTCGGCGACTTCGTGATTTCCAACTTCACCGAGGAATACCTGGCCGGCCGCACGCCCAACCCCTGCGTGCTCTGCAACACCCACATCAAGTGGGATGCCCTGCTGCGCCGCGCCGACCAGCTCGGCTGCGAGTTCATTGCCACCGGCCACTACGCCCAGGTGCGCCACGAAGACGGCCGCTACGTTATCAGCAAAGGCCTCGACGAAAACAAAGACCAGAGCTACGCGCTGTGGGGCGTCAGCCAGGAAAGCCTGGCCCGCACGCTGTTTCCGCTGGGCAAGATGCGCAAAACCGAAATCTACGACGAGGCGCGCCGCCGCGGCTTCACCGAGCTGGTGAACAAGCCCGAGAGCTACGAAATCTGCTTCATTCCCGACAACGACTACCGGGGCTTCCTGCGCCGCCGCGTGCCGGGCCTGGAGGAGCGCGTGGCGGGCGGCAAGTTTGTGCTGCGCGACGGCACCGTGCTCGGCACCCACGAAGGCTACCCGTTCTACACCATCGGGCAGCGCAAAGGGCTGGGCGTGGCGCTGGGCTACCCGGCCTACGTCACCGAAATCCGGCCCGATACCAACGAGGTGGTGCTGGGCAATTTCGATGACCTGGCCAGCACGCGCACCACGGTGGGCAAGCTGAACATGGGCAAGTTTGCTTCGCTGGAAGGCCGCGGGCTGGTGCCGAGCCGCACCAAAGTGCGCTACAACCACAACGGCGGCGCGGCCGCGTTCCTGGAGCAGATCGGCGACAAAATTCACGTCTACTTCGAGGAGCCCGTGCACGCCGTGACGCCCGGCCAGGCTGCCGTGTTCTACGACGGCGACGACGTGATTGGCGGCGGCTGGATTGAGCGCCACACCATCGGCGAAACTCCCGTATCTTCGGAAGCCGCGGCCGCCTGTTAG
- a CDS encoding carboxypeptidase-like regulatory domain-containing protein — MPHRSSGLPGLPRALRVALLLLSPAPLALLPASAVWAQTTERITLSGTVRDAAGQPLEQVGVGVEGQPGGTVTDSKGRFSLQVPRTGRPAVLVARSLRYRAQRLPVVLSEDRAELSLTLQTDSRTLGNVTVRARTDEADTREQVSMIRLDPRTAKVLPSPFGDFNAILKTLPGVQSTNELTSTYSVRGGNYDENLVYVNGIEIYRPFLVTTAQQEGLSFVNPDLVNKVEFSTGGWQPKYGDKLASVLSIDYKQPTKFAASATGSLVGGALHVEATSPGKRLSYLAGIRYKNATYVLSSLNQAQGGYNPTFYDGQAYLNANLGPKGNEDRTSLGVLATFAHNDYRFTPESGQATFSTATNQATRLFIVYQGRERMQYDMAQGGLSLKHNFSPRLQGEVLGGLVYSRELEYRDVEASYSLADINRDPTSRDFGQAVRQRAVGKRFDHSRNTLQAAIATAEARARWTPGSRNTVRFGVKTGRERIEDVLNEYSFADSADFVPDARRTRLVADLDLQSTRTQGYAQHTIELDSLRTLTYGVRAHWWSVNQQLVVSPRVQYSFIPRSRPNHSYKVAAGVYYQPPFYRELRDQQGSRPTPGSPLVVEARLNPELRAQRSMHFIVGNEIRFQQYGRPFRFTGEAYFKYMTDVVPYDVDNVRLRYFAKNLATAYAAGADFRVGGEFVNGAESWFTLGVLTTRENLQGDSLNLFEPNSVGADSLVGREAKGYIRRPQDQRLNFGIFFQDHLPNNPSVRGYVNSVFGTGLPFSPPNNEQERGTTKLTRAYWRVDLGFSKVLTLNTEPDRRLGRLESLWLGLEVLNVLARNNVAGYSYVQDLNGRTYAVPNYLSQRLVNLRVIARF, encoded by the coding sequence ATGCCGCACCGTTCCTCTGGCTTGCCCGGTCTGCCGCGGGCTTTGCGCGTGGCGCTGCTGCTGCTGAGCCCGGCGCCGCTGGCACTGCTGCCGGCCTCGGCCGTATGGGCCCAGACCACGGAGCGCATCACGCTCAGCGGCACCGTGCGCGACGCCGCCGGCCAGCCGCTGGAGCAGGTGGGCGTGGGCGTGGAAGGCCAGCCCGGCGGCACCGTGACGGACTCGAAAGGCCGCTTCTCGCTGCAGGTGCCGCGCACGGGCCGGCCGGCGGTGCTGGTGGCGCGCAGCCTGCGCTACCGCGCCCAGCGCCTGCCCGTGGTGCTGAGCGAAGACCGCGCCGAGCTAAGCCTGACGCTGCAGACAGATTCCCGCACGCTGGGCAACGTGACCGTGCGCGCCCGCACCGACGAGGCCGACACCCGCGAGCAGGTGAGCATGATCCGGCTCGACCCGCGCACGGCCAAGGTGCTGCCCTCGCCGTTCGGCGACTTCAACGCCATCCTCAAAACCCTGCCCGGCGTGCAGTCCACCAACGAGCTGACGAGCACGTACTCGGTGCGGGGCGGCAACTACGACGAAAACCTGGTCTACGTCAACGGCATTGAGATTTACCGGCCGTTTCTGGTGACCACGGCGCAGCAGGAAGGCCTGAGCTTCGTGAATCCGGACCTGGTGAACAAGGTGGAATTCTCGACCGGCGGCTGGCAGCCCAAGTACGGCGACAAGCTGGCCTCGGTGCTGAGCATCGACTACAAGCAGCCCACCAAATTCGCGGCTTCGGCCACTGGCAGCCTGGTGGGCGGGGCCCTGCACGTGGAGGCTACCTCGCCGGGCAAGCGCCTGAGCTACCTGGCCGGCATCCGCTACAAGAATGCCACCTACGTGCTCAGCTCGCTGAACCAGGCGCAGGGCGGCTACAATCCCACGTTCTACGACGGGCAGGCCTACCTCAACGCCAACCTGGGGCCCAAGGGCAACGAAGACCGCACCTCGCTGGGCGTGCTGGCCACCTTCGCCCACAACGACTACCGCTTCACGCCCGAGTCCGGGCAGGCTACGTTCAGCACCGCCACCAACCAGGCCACGCGCTTGTTTATCGTATATCAGGGCCGGGAGCGGATGCAGTACGACATGGCCCAGGGCGGCCTGAGCTTGAAGCACAACTTCTCACCGCGCCTGCAGGGCGAGGTGCTGGGCGGGCTGGTGTACTCGCGCGAGCTGGAATACCGCGACGTGGAAGCCAGCTACAGTCTGGCCGACATCAACCGCGACCCGACCTCGCGCGATTTCGGGCAGGCCGTGCGCCAGCGGGCCGTGGGCAAGCGCTTCGACCACTCGCGCAACACGCTGCAGGCGGCCATTGCCACGGCCGAAGCCCGCGCCCGCTGGACGCCCGGCAGCCGCAACACCGTGCGCTTCGGGGTGAAAACCGGCCGCGAGCGAATCGAGGACGTGCTCAACGAGTACAGCTTCGCCGACTCGGCCGACTTCGTGCCCGATGCGCGCCGCACGCGCCTGGTAGCCGACCTCGACCTGCAAAGCACCCGCACCCAGGGCTACGCTCAGCACACCATCGAGCTGGATTCGCTGCGTACGCTTACGTACGGCGTGCGGGCGCATTGGTGGTCCGTCAACCAGCAGCTGGTGGTGAGCCCGCGGGTGCAGTACTCGTTTATTCCGCGCAGCCGGCCCAACCACTCCTATAAGGTAGCGGCCGGGGTGTACTACCAGCCGCCGTTTTACCGCGAGCTGCGCGACCAGCAGGGCAGCCGCCCCACGCCGGGCAGCCCGCTGGTGGTGGAAGCGCGCCTCAACCCCGAGCTGCGGGCCCAGCGCTCCATGCACTTCATCGTGGGCAATGAAATCCGGTTTCAGCAGTACGGCCGGCCGTTCCGGTTCACGGGCGAGGCCTATTTCAAGTACATGACCGACGTGGTGCCCTACGACGTCGACAACGTGCGCCTGCGCTACTTCGCCAAAAACCTGGCCACGGCCTACGCCGCCGGCGCCGACTTCCGGGTGGGCGGCGAGTTCGTGAACGGGGCCGAATCGTGGTTTACGCTGGGCGTGCTCACCACCCGCGAAAACCTGCAGGGCGACTCGCTCAATCTGTTTGAGCCCAACAGTGTCGGGGCCGACAGCTTAGTGGGCCGGGAAGCCAAGGGCTACATCCGCCGCCCCCAGGATCAGCGCCTCAACTTCGGCATCTTCTTCCAGGACCATCTGCCCAACAACCCGTCGGTGCGGGGCTATGTGAATTCGGTGTTTGGCACCGGCCTGCCGTTCAGCCCGCCCAACAACGAGCAGGAACGCGGCACCACCAAGCTCACCCGGGCCTACTGGCGCGTGGATCTGGGCTTTTCCAAGGTGCTGACCCTGAACACCGAGCCCGACCGGCGCCTGGGCCGCCTGGAAAGCCTGTGGCTGGGCCTGGAAGTGCTGAACGTGCTGGCCCGCAACAACGTGGCCGGCTACAGCTACGTGCAGGACCTGAACGGCCGCACCTACGCCGTGCCCAACTACCTCTCGCAGCGTCTCGTGAACCTGCGCGTCATTGCCCGCTTCTAA
- the trmB gene encoding tRNA (guanosine(46)-N7)-methyltransferase TrmB, with product MPRIKLQRFAENAERPDIVEPGKANYEQLRGRWHEDFFGTPHPITLEVGCGKGEYTVGLAARYPERSFLGLDIKGERIWRGSKRAEEQGLRNVGFVRTRAHDLLQHFAPAELAEIWITFPDPRPRDRDIKRRLTSPRFLDLYRQILQPGGLVHLKTDNEALFDYTLEVLAERSGVQILAQTKDLYATPELLPHAEDIVTNFESKYRAQGVPIKYVQFQLS from the coding sequence GTGCCCCGTATCAAACTCCAACGCTTCGCCGAAAACGCCGAACGGCCCGACATTGTAGAACCCGGCAAAGCCAATTACGAGCAGCTGCGCGGCCGCTGGCACGAAGACTTCTTCGGCACGCCGCACCCCATTACGCTGGAAGTGGGCTGCGGCAAGGGCGAATACACGGTGGGCCTGGCCGCCCGCTACCCGGAGCGCAGCTTTCTGGGCCTCGACATCAAGGGCGAAAGAATCTGGCGCGGCAGCAAGCGGGCCGAGGAGCAGGGTTTGCGCAACGTCGGCTTCGTGCGCACCCGGGCCCACGATCTGCTGCAGCATTTCGCGCCCGCCGAGCTGGCCGAAATCTGGATAACCTTCCCCGATCCGCGCCCGCGCGACCGGGACATCAAGCGCCGCCTGACCTCGCCGCGCTTCCTCGACCTGTACCGGCAGATTCTACAGCCCGGCGGCCTCGTGCACCTCAAAACCGACAACGAAGCCCTGTTCGACTACACCCTGGAAGTGCTGGCCGAGCGGTCCGGCGTCCAGATTCTGGCCCAGACCAAAGACCTCTACGCCACGCCCGAGCTGCTCCCGCATGCCGAGGACATCGTCACGAACTTCGAGAGCAAGTACCGCGCCCAGGGCGTGCCCATCAAATACGTGCAGTTTCAGCTGAGTTAG
- a CDS encoding cupin domain-containing protein: MQRRDFLVSALPSLCAFPLLGEAWPVAAQTAPSPAGLVVRAGQSRFGVPTPFHGINPNDLKLSARDTGGALAFFDYTGLEPAGPSLHRHLAQDEIFYVVEGEYLFQLGERKLLLQAGDTVFLPRQLPHTWVQRSARGQLLYWLLPAGRLEEFFVYMSRQKAPLSPDALARVNAEHGLQNVGPGLSPTEHYELSAEFAAGFVVRAGTARPPHGQTQLGPSTNSLKVAAQDTGGAFSLFEYRGAERGGPPLHVHPRQDETFYVLSGTYRFRVGEAEHTLSAGDFIFLPRNVPHTFAQLSDTGRLLYGFQPAGRMEDFFRAAAAFQVPPTPGQAAALFARHDMRVVGPPLAFR; the protein is encoded by the coding sequence ATGCAACGGCGCGATTTTCTGGTTTCGGCCCTCCCCTCTTTGTGTGCCTTTCCCCTGCTGGGCGAGGCCTGGCCGGTGGCGGCCCAAACTGCTCCGTCCCCGGCCGGCCTGGTGGTGCGGGCGGGCCAGAGCCGCTTCGGCGTCCCGACTCCCTTCCACGGCATCAATCCCAACGACCTCAAGCTTTCCGCCCGCGACACTGGCGGCGCCCTGGCGTTCTTCGACTACACGGGGCTTGAACCAGCCGGCCCGTCGCTGCACCGCCACCTGGCGCAGGATGAAATATTCTACGTGGTGGAGGGCGAGTACCTGTTTCAGCTGGGCGAGCGGAAGCTGCTGCTGCAAGCCGGCGACACGGTGTTTTTGCCGCGCCAGCTGCCGCACACCTGGGTGCAACGCTCCGCCCGGGGCCAGCTGCTGTACTGGCTGCTGCCCGCGGGCCGGCTGGAAGAGTTTTTTGTGTACATGAGCCGACAGAAGGCGCCCCTTTCCCCGGACGCGCTGGCCCGCGTCAATGCCGAGCATGGCCTGCAGAACGTGGGGCCGGGCTTGTCGCCGACCGAACACTATGAGCTGAGCGCGGAGTTTGCGGCCGGCTTCGTGGTGCGGGCCGGCACCGCGCGGCCACCCCACGGCCAGACGCAGCTGGGACCCAGCACCAACAGTCTTAAGGTGGCCGCCCAGGATACCGGCGGCGCGTTCAGCTTGTTTGAGTACCGCGGGGCGGAGCGCGGCGGCCCGCCCCTGCACGTGCACCCCCGCCAAGACGAAACCTTCTACGTGCTGAGCGGCACCTACCGGTTCCGGGTCGGCGAGGCCGAGCACACGCTGTCAGCCGGCGACTTTATCTTCCTGCCCCGCAACGTGCCGCATACCTTCGCCCAGCTCTCCGACACGGGACGGCTACTCTACGGCTTTCAGCCTGCCGGCCGCATGGAAGACTTTTTCCGGGCCGCGGCCGCCTTCCAAGTCCCACCTACACCTGGCCAGGCCGCTGCCCTCTTTGCCCGCCACGACATGCGCGTGGTAGGGCCGCCGCTGGCGTTTCGTTAG